GAATCTATACTAATATCAATTCAACTAAAATTTAATAGACTAATCGGTTGTGAAGAAATATACGAAGAAAGTTAAATGAACGTTAAGATACAGAGGTAATAAATGGGCATGTTGGATTGCCCTTCCTTATTGGGTACATTTCCTTAGCAGTTGCACGAGTGATGATGGCCCAGTTCTTGCTGCCATGCATTGATGCCTGCCTGCACCACGTATTGTGTTTTTCATGCTTCTGTCATCCACTTGCAACCCTAACGTAACCACTGCTCTCACCTGCTTGCAAAATAACATTTCATTACATCTTTATTGAATGGATACGTGTTTCAAATTCAATCCTTAAATAACCTCtattgtgaaaaagaaaatgttttacatggaaaaaaaataaagaaagggcAAGTGTTATGGGCCATCCTTTCTTAATGATAAGGGTGTCTTTTATTAGCAATGCATGAAAGCTTCAAAATATAGGAGAATTAATATCATAAAGTCATTGTCTTTATCATCAAGAAATAAAGCTTTTGCCGGCTAATCAGGTTGTCATACAGTTGTGTATGAAATTAAGGAAATATATAACAATTATTAGTAGCAGTCTTCAGAATTCTTCTTCTCAACAATTCAAGATAATCTATCGCTTACTCTAGAAGCAATAGACTCGGCGTAAAGGTAGAGTGATTTCAGGTAATTTTTCATGAGTGGGGCTAATTGTTTAAATTCGAAGCTCGTTCTGATACATGAGATATGAGaggatttggacaaaaaaaagtgCTTGGATAAAACAATTAAGTTTGTTTAAAATATAGAATAAGCTTAGACTCTAACATTCAATGCCAGAATTCAGCTTGGTCTtacctatttttaattttttgatatattatttttatatgtaatgtCATTTATAGcacataataattaattttatataatatatattactatagtgtaaatattaaaaaattatatttaatatttttaataaaagaaaaaaatgtattattttattaaataataaatcaaaaatagaataaattagcttctttttttaattttaatttcttttagaaTATACGGGTGGACCTAAAATGTCATTAATCTTGGACAAAATTTGAGGTTTATATTTTAGGTAGGGCCAAGTTATGGTAAACATAGATTGTGTTAATATCATACAATTGTCAAGTGTTTTGTACATTTTGTCGAGACTTACAAATATAAAATcctactaaaaaatataaatattagtagATAGCAGTAACTAGGGTTGAATCCACAAAGACTAGtgataattttattcatttactaaaaaaaataaaacaaatattaaggggttttaaaaaattaaaattaaaattaaaacaatgtaaaaaatatcacaaaataaaatataagaaaattagTATAAGGAGAATCCAGTCAACGTTAAAATCTCAATTTTGatttatgtgtttgataattgatgtaaaaataatttcggttttctttaataaattaattatagttgCCAATGTTGCGCATAATAACCAATTTCTCTTTACTTTGTTGATAACTAAGAGGAAACTCGTAAAGATTATTCCTTTTATTAATAAACAACCTTATAACTTAGCGTTTAGGATTTAGCTTACCAATAGAATTAAGAACTAAAAAGACCCAATTCTAACCAACAAACGCAAATCAGCGGGATTCATTTAGATTAGATTGCATATCCAAATAACATAAATTGCATAAGTAACTTATATCCAATTATGTTATTCGCCACAAGTATTACTAGAATAGAGTTTAGAAATTCTTGGAgaaaataaaacacaatttttttaaaaaaatactaagttGGTTATCTCTAGATATTAACCTAATAATGTCTATTTACGGGGAGAAATCACACAATGGAGAAAATACAAAAGTGCCTTAATTAGACAAAGCATAATTTTTCCAGATTTATTGGCAAGTTTTCACTTCAAACTTCCGAGCCATTTTTAGATACCTACATGACATTTTTTAGGCACAATCATGAAATAACTTCGGTTATATATTACAATTCCCTTTGAAACGATATATTATGGAATTAAAATGGAGTTCTGTAGATCAAGTTATGGCCAAAATACTAAAGCAGTGTAAGTTGAAAGCCCACTCCGTAAAAACTTgtcaaaaataaactttaatctCCCTTTTCTCCAATTATTTCCctaaattcataataaataaaatataagtctaaataatataattaagaacTTTGTTGAAAACTATGGAAAAGGCAATTAAGCTTATCAGGGACTGCCCACTCCCTAACCACTGAAGTTGTTTAATTTAGTTTCCATATTTGTATTGTTGACAATTTATTAAATCATGTTTATGGGAAGtattgattatgtgaatgatatCTAACTCATCAATGAAGATCATATCACATGGGGAAATATATTTGAAAGATTAGATCAGATCGAATCACCTAAAATTGAGAGCACTAAATTTGCTCAAGTGAGGAACTATATATTGTGAGTGCATATTGATagtaaaatcttttcttttttcttttttttttttttgtggttttacttgttgaattcacAGGAGTGAATTTAGTAGCGAGGGTTCTAGTCTCTAAAAATACAAGCGAGGAAAATGTCATGAGTATGTGATAGATTTAGAATCACTGTGTAAGAGTTTAAAGATAATTGATACTTCTCATTGACTTAGGCTCCACAGGCACAAAGAAGCTGAACTGTGTAAACAAACTTTATATCCCCTACTTATTTTCTATTTCACGCAATGCTAATCGACCTCATTTAATAAAGcatttttcattattaattatCATCAAAACACATATCATTGCAGTTATCGTCATGATGTCATATTCTATAATACAATTTCATATGAATATATCACCATACCAAtcattttcaaaaaattcaagcataaaaGCCAAAAGAAATCAAAACATGAATGCATATTTTTCATTTAGGTCCCTTAGAACTCTAAtatctaaaattttcatatctCACAACTCTCCTATTTGAATctaattccaaatttagaactaTTATTTAGGAACTTCAAAGttaactaaaatatatttttcattaagACTCCTTATCATCTTTCACTAATCTTTTAGCTTTCATCAAGATCCGAGCACTCAAGTTGAGAATCTTAAATAATTCTAAGGCTAAAAAGCAACTAAGGCAAAACAAGCAAGAAACTAAAAACACTAAAGAAATTAGTTATTGCAATAACtcaatgataaatgataaaattgaggTTGGAAGAGGTTTCTATTTATAGTTAAATTCCCGTTACTATGCAAATTGAATTATatcaataattcaaattcaaacttaCCTACAAGATAAAGTTCAAAGAAAATTTAAACTCCCTATTATCTATCTCTTACAATTCAAATTAACATGTTAACTATAACTTAATAGAGTGAGTATTAGGTTACCAAACTTTAAGCAGATCTGTTTTTCAGAATGTTTGGATCATTGCTAATAAGTTAGTAAACCTAATTTGCTTATGAGTGTCTTGGGTTGTCATGCATACCTTGGTCACGGAAGAGATGTGACATAGTGCCTAGTCAAGTTGAagtgtaataataataaattttctttgaaTGAATAGTTTTCAATCATAGAAAATCTTTTAGTGGTTCAACTTTTTTAAATTGAACTTTTTGTTTCGTCGATCATGGTGTAAATTTTTGAGTTACTTTTTTTTGTCGTGGTTtctttaacattttcttttcgtagttttattttgtttttaatttctgtATAATGTGGTTTTATCTATAGTCTTGTGATTTTATTTTGTTGacatttttcatagtttttattttgtttagtttgTTTTCTCTAAAAgcaaatgtgatttttttttacttttaatttttaagtcaTGTTCTGACATATATGGATGATTTGTCAATATAAGAGTGGTACCGAACATATTAAGAACCGATTTTGAAATGCTTTATCATGATAAATCATAGTGATGACGATAAATTTGAGACGATGAAGAGGATATAAGCTATCTAAGACTTGGCCTTTTATGCGTTACTAATGTGGTGGGTCTCTTGAGgctttttacaatttttcttgATTGACCGGTGTTCATCGTCATATTGATTTGATGATGGCGAGGCTATAATGCAAATTTTTTGGTCAAGTTGACGCATCTTTAGTttgtttctagatcattccaacATTATAATTAATGTTAATTTATCTTTCTtgttttttgatattattttacgGACATAATATTTGTGTATTAATTTctagtaatttatttattttgtatcatATTGTTGagatcaaaatttaaaatctaaataccgcttttatcaaaaaatcaatggaataaattgaacaaaACATAAATAGATTATGCGTATACCAAACGTCTCGAAATCAAATAtgaacaaaaatatattaaacgTTTTAAAAGACTTGAATTAAAACAAACTATAAATGATGGCGTGACTTTTAAAACTGGAGTTTTATTTACACAACAGCAGATAGAATAATGAATAcatttattgaattaattgtggGAGATGACAACACTGGATTTGGactaaaaagaataataatatgaGAAAGAGACAACTTTCTGGAGCAGAAAAGCTCTTGAGTCCAAGGAAAGGTGAGTTATTATTGGGTATAAAACGAGATAAAATTAGTAAAGACAAAGTGAAAGCAGTTGGGGCAAGTCAAGGAGGTTCGTCGATCTCTTGTAGTGCAGATTCCCAGATTAGTAAACACATCTCCAACACTATTGGTACTTGGTGGAAAAGGCGCAGGGATCTTGGAAGGTGGTGAATAAACTCTCCTCTCCACTTATACCATGCAAACATCCAATGAAACCCATTCATTGAGGGATGTTTGGTAGCAAAAACTCACAAAGAAACCCATTCATTGAAAACAGTGGTGTAAGCCGAAAGCATCCATAAATTGTTGGGTACATCGAATATCTGTCATCAGTAGTGTGTGGAGATCTGCCCTCCTGTATGATGTATCTTTTCCATCTGCTTCCactataaaatattattactattttgttaACAAAACAATAATTTCTTGTTTAAGCCTTCAAATATACCATAATAGATACACAATCTTTTTAATATAACTATATGAGACTATCTGCATTTAGAGTTTGTTGCTCCATCAAAATCAACACAAAATTAGGGTCATACTTAATGTTAAGATTCGTAGAGATGGCGTATAGAATTCTTCTCCAGTTATCATGTCCAAATATCAATCCCAACAAAATATAATGAAAagtttcaatatttatatatggtAGTATAACAATTTCTCAATTGTTCGGTTAGAGATATAGGTGAATATTCAATcgatttgaatgaaaaaaaaaggtttaaattaGTCGAGTTAACAAAATTTTTTGTACAATTGTGATTCAAACTCTATTATTAAATAAGGAGAGCACTGTCTAAGTTAATAAGCCAGAACTTGTGattcaatttatcatcttaatttcatttattttttttcaatttgagtctatttaaataaataaatttgttcaagtcttaattttttaaaaaagggtaAATTCCTAGTCGGTCACCCAACTTTTGGGGCGCTTTTATTTTAGTCAACCAAGCGTTAAATCTCCAATGGAGGTTAACGATAAATGCCACGTCATTTTTGCACTTTCATTTTGGTCGTTCAACTTTTAAGTCACTTTCATTTTGTGTCATccaaaaaaatatcttttttaagTATTGGTTGGGGTaaaaaaaatcaaggattaaagtgaaatagaggtagaaactaaaataatacacaaaaattatcaaattgtacttgtttatgccattgatgaaaataattttaaaatatcaaaataaaatgttaattttttttttacccaTTGGTAATGTCACCCGATTTGTTAgtataattttgaatattaatatttgaaaatttatatttcaaaacccaaatttaaaattttcatcaatgggataaacaagtacaatttgacaatttttgtgtattattttagtttctatcgCTTTTTCACTTTActccttgatttttttttaccccaatcaatacttaaaaaaatattttttgggtgaccaaaataaaaagtGACCTAAaaattgggtgactaaaatgaaagtatAAACATGATTTGACGTATATAGTTAACTTCCGTTAGAAATTTAACgcttgggtgactaaaatgaaagcactCTAAAATTTGGGTGAGTAAATTAAAAGGATTTAATTTTGagtgacaaaaataaaaacatcctaAAAGTTGGGTCAAGAATTTAAttttgaatgaccaaaataaaagcgCCCTAAAAATTGGGTGACCAACTAAGTAATTTactctaaaaaaaattaagcatattgatgattaaatttcaaACTAAAACCACATAAATTAGAgaccatatatattaaaaaactcaTTCAAagcaaattaagaaaaaaaaaacaagacatCAATGaatttaatttagtaatttatttatttaatccttaaatttatcacattgataaataaaatttttataattaaccattttttataatttcttataattttcataaaattttggattttttaaagttttgaatattatttttatttttttgtaacatTTTTCGACATGGTCCATTTTAAGaggtataataattttttaaccctccaattttattaaaaaatattattttaactcGCTATTTAATATACGTGGATTGCCATGTAAATGACATAtcagatttaattatttttttaaaatattaaaaaatatttttatattttttaaaataattttctaaattttttaattttaaaaaaattaattaaaagctaACCAATCACCCTTGTGACAATGCATGTGTAtacaaattcaataaaattaaaaaactttaaattttgcaTTTACTTTTaggtgatttgaaaaaaaaaagtaagtttAAAGGTTTAAAAAGACGAAAAAATAAATGgagagttaaaataattttttgtataaaatttaaaaaacaaatgaatcattatataattttttaaatttagcatTAAGGTTAGGATTTAATCTGTGCAATATTAATATCtagggtttaaagtttaaataattatttatgtttattatatagtGTTTAAATATtggtatttaatatttatatttaattaaacgGAAAATAATAATTATCGGATAGTGAGTGGGCAGTGATACTCTGACAGTCTTATACCAATTTATTATtccatttatttaattataaaaattaattcgatttgaatttgagaaaattaatttaaaaataacaaaaaaatagaaaaaaattatattaaaccaAATGGAATTTCAGTCAATGCCACCAAATGTGAATAGCAAGTTTTAGCCCCAACATAAAAGTTGAACCGGGAAAACGGGTCACCAATCCATAACCAAAATTAAAGCACGTGATGGGCAGAGATATTGAAAACAGCAAATGTTTTTGGCACATCACACGTGGATCGCACTCTTTCCTTGTTTATATTTAGAGGTGAAGCTAGGATATATCCTTGAACTGGTTTTGAGTTACTTGACTTGAAAGATTACCAACAAATCCACACGTCTTTTAATTGGTCTACTCtacacaaaataaataataaaattataaaaaacgttTTTCGGATATGTTTTCGTTTAGTTTAACCTACGCGTAACTCACGTGTCGGATTTCCTGTCCGCGTTTGACGTGGCAGTTTCCCACAGTGTGTTTTCATCCTGCCCAATCAGAACTCGCCATGTAACCAATAAAAACCAGAACACGCCCTCTTTAACTCGGCCCTTTGCTTCGATGTCTTCTACAAATTGAAGACCCAAATTAGGAGTCTTAAAAATTTCCATAAAATACcgatttccatttcctttttaTCAAAAAGATGAAGTGGCGGCTGAGGTATCCATTGAAGAGATTGCACGTGAAAGTGAAGCCATTGAAGCTTGAAGGGATAACTAGaaatgaggaagaagatgataagAAAATCGTGTTGATTGAAATGGTGTGGAGAGGACCCAAGCCTAGTTTGGTTTCGTTTCATGTATCGTCGTCTTCAAGGCATAAATGGAATCGCAGCAGTGAGAAAATTTTAGGAAATGAGGAATCAATTGAATGGGACGATGATGAATTTGACAACTTGTGTGATTTCCCAGTTGTTTCCAAAGATCTTGGTTTCGGTTCCTGGGATGTTTTGTTCGATGTCTTGCTTGTAAGTAATTACTAAAACCCAGTTTTTTTGGGGGGAAGGCTTTCGTTTTGGTAttgatttcttttataaatataggGAAAGAATTGCGAAGAAAAACGTAAACTGGCGGTGGCGGGGAAAGTTTCTTTGGATTTGGCAAAGCTGGTTTCTGAAATGGAGTGTTCCGAGATTGAAAGAAAGCTTCCCATCACGTTGAACGTTAATGGTGTGGTCATCGAAGCTACTCTTTCCGTAAGTTCCAGCGGTTTATCAAGATTCGAATTCGATACCTTAGAATTACCCAAATTAATTCTGCAATGTCTTCTCTCtgtttttcaaatatatatattttagtaccaTTTTCTTGTGAGTTCCGCTTGACTTTATCTAGATTTCATTTCTGTTCTTTGTTAAGATTTTGGTGAGTTTTGCGGAGGTGAGAGACACGACAGGAGGTGCCCAAAACTCAACCGAGTCAAACAAGGAAGATGGGTTCTTCAAGATGGTGAAGAGGTTAACCCGCCGGAAGGAGAAAAAGAATAACTATCAACTGAATTCCTTCGACTTTGATGAGTCCCTGGTATTTGACTCGGATGGTATGAATGGGAATGACTCTACCACCACGAGTGAAAGCAGCAGCGGCGAGCTGAGTTTAGGACCTGAGTTGGAATCGTCCCGAAATTTGGAAACTCAGTTGGTACCGGCCCAGAACTACATGGTAAGGATGTTGTCGTGGAAGAAAAGACGATTAAGTTTTAGATCGTCAGCGAAGAAAACAGAGCTCTTGGGTTTTGACTTTGACGGGCACCCTCAAACCTGTTCTGTCGTTGACTCCGAGGTTCGTTTTGTCTTGTctggtcaaattttattttatttttaccgcAAAATACAATGTTAAAcaaggaaaatattttttattaacgAAAATGTGGATTTGTCTCATtcgaataaattattataaaaaaaaaaaacagagaaccGATCTGACCGCAGACGAATACATGAAGTTTTGTTATTTAGGTTTATTATAttgatgtttaaaatttaaaatgttttaattaattttttaaaattatagaatttttttaatttgaggtGTTAAGGAGTCTAGTATTCATTATTCACACTGCCAAACATTTCAACCTTGTGCAGAAGGGAGAATATTGGTGGGAAGTGAAAGAATTAGTGAGCAGAAATGGAGGAGCAAGGCTGAAAGCTCAAGTGTTCTTTGCTTCCTTTGACCAACGAAGCGAAAGAGCCGCTGGGGAGAGTGCCTGCACCGCTCTGGTCGCCGTCATCGCTCACCGGCTCCATTCAAACCATGCCTCCATGCCAACGAGACCTGAATTCGATAACCTCATAACACAGGGTTCCTCTGAATGGCGTAAGCTCTGTTCCAACACAGCTTACACCAATGCCTTCCCCGACAAACATTTCGATCTCGAGACCGTCCTAAAAGCCGATGTCAGGCCCGTTACCGTCTCCCATGAAAAATCATTCACAGGGTTTTTCAGTCCCGATGAATTCGAGTTCTTGAAAGGAGCAATGTCTTTCGATGAGATATGGAACGAAATAAAAAGCTGCGAAACAAACAATTGTCAGCCGAGGGTGTATATCATCAGCTGGAACGATCATTTCTTCGTGTTGAAGGTCGAATCGAAGGCATATTACATCATCGATACGTTGGGTGAGCGGCTATTCGAGGGGTGCAAACAGGCGTACATGTTGAAGTTCGATGATTCAAGTTTGATGTacgggaagaagaagaagaaggatgaTGAGATGGTAATATGCAGCGGGAAAGAATGTTGCAgggaatatataaaaatattcctAGCGGCCATAGCAGTTGAGGAGCTCgaggaagaagagaaaaagggCAAAGTCTCTACTTTCACTCTTCACCAGAGATTGCAAATTGATTTTCATTATAGCTCTTTTTCTTCTGCAACTTCTTCGTCTCACTTCGTTTTTTAAGGCAACGAACGAGTTAAAGACTTATTTTTACCTCACTTGGCCTCCATATGTTGTACAGTTTGTTTAGGttttaatatttacacattaacTTCATACATTTTTTTGAAAGGGAAAACTCCTTGGTCACATCATTGTATTACACCTTTTGTATGCCTTTAAGTAATAATATGTGAAATGTCCTTTCTAAACCTAATTTTGACCGAGAAAGAAAGTGTTGCAAATAAATGAATAGAATGTACCAACATTAAGGAATGAAGTAGATCTTGTAGTACTGAATACAACAACCAAGTGATGGTTTGTAAGGTGAAGAAAGGCTTTGTGTGATTAAGAATAAGGTTAAGCAACGAAATAAGTTGAGAAAGCCTAGAGAGAATTTCGAGAATTAGAACGTCTCAGTGTCaacaatactttttaaaattgcGAAGGATTTCTATTTATAGTGTCTAAGAATAAAAGTTACAAATTTaagcattaaataaaaaattcatgttGTGTAAAACCTGTATTTTCCATTTTGCATGAAAATTTcttcaatgaaaaaaaaagaagagtaaAGGCATATAATCAAATGTATGTCGAAACATGTTTCTTCTCACATATAGAGTCGCCtatattttttggtaaaatgtgttttgaatatttTCACCTAATGTAAGTACTCCCCATCcaatttaccaaatgacaaaattgaGAAAGCTAAATGCGATTTAGGAGTATCAATAAATGTTAGGTCATCATCTATTTACTCATATTTGAAGGTAAGTCCTTTGCATGAAACCGGTGTAATTATCCAACTTGTTGATAGATCCGTGATTTATCTGTTAAAAGATGTTCTTGTACAAGTTGATGAATAATACAAATTAATACAAATTAATATTTTCGATCCTACGAAATTTCCTGATGATGTATAATGTGTATATGCTATTGATGTTATAGATGATTGAGTTCAAATAAGTTTTTTGGTTTTTCTAAGATTGATGCCCTTAAAACCGCCATTTGTGAAAATCTGACTTCTCAAGTTTGCAGAAAGAGCTAGAGGTAGACCCAGAATTGCAATGAGTAGTGTTCGAGCTAGAGGTACTCCGACCACTAAGGTAAAAAACGGGTTCGCTTGATTCAACTTCTCACACAAAACTTCTTTCTTCTATTGCGCGGGCAGCAAAACTTCTCACACAAAATATATGTTTTTAGGAAATAACGAGACACTTCTAGTGATAGTTTCAAACAAACTCAGCCTCGTCGAGGAAGAAAAATTGATGAGGGTGCTAAGGGACCACAAGGAATTTTTTGCCATGGCATCCCACcatcaataaaattaacacaccatcatttccatctattttgagataatttaacaaacaacacaaatttaaatattaaaaaaggcAAAAAGCTAAATGAAAAGTCAAAGTAACTTTATTCGTAAATTTATaaggtcaaataaatcattatgttaaaaaaaattcaaacatctaTAATATCAACATCAAAATAAGAATGCCAACAAAactttgttattattgacaaaagCTGAGATCTAGAAGTATAAGTTTTTTTGTTAGGTGGGTCAATTTTAGTTCGAAATATTCCGATTTTTAATCAATTTGTGCTTATTGATTGATctcatatatgtttttttttaatctatttgtgCTCATTGATCctgtatatgtatttataaaataaatatttaaaagattatATCTAAATCTTCAACGAATTTACAGCATATAGGGGTCCAAAATTTACCATCCATTTTCAACCCTAAGTTATAAGTTGCACAAGCAGCAACATGTAAAGGAGAATATTCTTTATACATTGCGGATCAAGGGTCTGTCCCCTTAGTTCGTTGTTGATTGCCACATTTAGACTGGAACCTACTCAATTATTTACTCTCATTCTTGCAACATTTTAATTACTACGGAAACACTACAAAAGACAAACAAACAGCCGCACAAACTCACCAAGTTCATGTCAATGGTCTAAAGGGGCTGAGTCTAGGATCCTGCACTTTTCAGGCTTCCAGTTGAATGGCTGTAAGGAAAAGCTTCGGAGGACAAACAAAGTTGTCAATCCATTGTAGGATCATTAACTGTCTTTCTCTTTCTCATTGATGCATCCACATATATATGTTCCCCTTCAACGCTCTGGTTGTTCGAATTTGAAGATAAGTTCAAGGGGTCATTTCTGTTCCTCCTATGAAAGGAAGGCAAACTTTTATCAATTGCTGGCCGATCGTTTCCAACACTCAGGCAAGGTGTTGAAAGAGGGCCCAACCGCAACGATAGATCACAGGCACTTTTGTGGTGTGGGTTATTACAAGTATTTCTAGCATCTATTTGGTTCATCCCATTTGAAGACTCCACATCCAAAGAAAGGAGCTTATGAATGGCAACCATCTTAGCAGGCTCTACTGTATCAGAAATCATCTTATGGATGATCCCAAAACCATGCTCCAGTTCTTCGGTTTTAAGATCGTTACCATAGTAAAGAGGATAAACTGAATACTTTTGTAAGGGTAAGCATTTTTTATTAATAGGAAGAGAATCATTCTCAGATGCAATATGAAACTTGTTAGCAGTGAAATAGCCATTCCAGCCAGTGTGTTTCTCAGATTCAAAGCCAGAATAGCTAGCCAAGCAATGTGG
The Gossypium hirsutum isolate 1008001.06 chromosome A07, Gossypium_hirsutum_v2.1, whole genome shotgun sequence genome window above contains:
- the LOC107953779 gene encoding uncharacterized protein, translated to MPRPGPRPYVFEKKSWHSDGHQPIRGSLVQEIFRVVNEIHSSATKKNKEWQEKLPVVVLKAEEIMYSKANSEAEYMDLKTLRDRTNDAINTIIRRNESTETGKVLQPCIEAALNLGCTARRTSRNQRNCSPRCYLNPSTQETENTTQRNPMTNPHCLASYSGFESEKHTGWNGYFTANKFHIASENDSLPINKKCLPLQKYSVYPLYYGNDLKTEELEHGFGIIHKMISDTVEPAKMVAIHKLLSLDVESSNGMNQIDARNTCNNPHHKSACDLSLRLGPLSTPCLSVGNDRPAIDKSLPSFHRRNRNDPLNLSSNSNNQSVEGEHIYVDASMRKRKTVNDPTMD
- the LOC121231974 gene encoding uncharacterized protein; this translates as MKWRLRYPLKRLHVKVKPLKLEGITRNEEEDDKKIVLIEMVWRGPKPSLVSFHVSSSSRHKWNRSSEKILGNEESIEWDDDEFDNLCDFPVVSKDLGFGSWDVLFDVLLGKNCEEKRKLAVAGKVSLDLAKLVSEMECSEIERKLPITLNVNGVVIEATLSILVSFAEVRDTTGGAQNSTESNKEDGFFKMVKRLTRRKEKKNNYQLNSFDFDESLVFDSDGMNGNDSTTTSESSSGELSLGPELESSRNLETQLVPAQNYMVRMLSWKKRRLSFRSSAKKTELLGFDFDGHPQTCSVVDSEKGEYWWEVKELVSRNGGARLKAQVFFASFDQRSERAAGESACTALVAVIAHRLHSNHASMPTRPEFDNLITQGSSEWRKLCSNTAYTNAFPDKHFDLETVLKADVRPVTVSHEKSFTGFFSPDEFEFLKGAMSFDEIWNEIKSCETNNCQPRVYIISWNDHFFVLKVESKAYYIIDTLGERLFEGCKQAYMLKFDDSSLMYGKKKKKDDEMVICSGKECCREYIKIFLAAIAVEELEEEEKKGKVSTFTLHQRLQIDFHYSSFSSATSSSHFVF